One region of Nitrospiraceae bacterium genomic DNA includes:
- a CDS encoding DUF3187 family protein, with protein MPDWISRIDVKRKDKFSHLFSSSCLMAGMLIIVCQPSGLAWAEGFGPFPVRNFQPFQQLVLSLPGDRATVVKPGTLDLRLELAETASIFDSGSPQTTVTVKFETLRSGLFLRYGATEKLEIGLEVPVLYRWDGFMDGAIKQVERVTTGLSPARAALSNTNFAFNVTHSGQTVMTGGPGASGLGDTMLVSKYQLVTETAATPAVSLRGAVKLPTGNQAEFFGSGSPDFGLGLQVEKLVAGRFVLYANLNGVLPTGTIAGFSLQPTLSAMAIAEYLWSENFSITAQFDFYSTPFHGTGSDVFDKGVTETVLGFSYRMAPHWLWQVYAVENVDFITGSAADFTLSTVVTYRFESDPGRR; from the coding sequence TTGCCGGACTGGATTTCCCGTATTGATGTGAAACGAAAGGACAAGTTCAGCCATCTCTTTTCGTCCTCCTGTCTGATGGCAGGAATGTTGATCATCGTGTGTCAACCATCGGGGCTCGCGTGGGCCGAAGGGTTCGGTCCATTCCCAGTCCGGAATTTTCAACCCTTTCAACAGCTGGTCTTGAGCCTCCCGGGTGACCGCGCCACAGTCGTCAAACCAGGTACGTTGGACTTGCGGCTGGAATTGGCCGAGACGGCGAGCATCTTCGATAGTGGGTCTCCCCAGACCACGGTCACCGTGAAGTTCGAGACCCTGCGGTCTGGTCTCTTCCTTCGGTACGGTGCCACTGAGAAATTGGAGATAGGCCTCGAAGTGCCGGTGCTCTACCGTTGGGATGGATTCATGGATGGGGCCATCAAACAGGTCGAGCGCGTAACGACCGGCTTGTCCCCAGCGCGCGCAGCGCTCAGCAACACTAACTTTGCATTCAATGTGACCCATAGTGGACAAACAGTCATGACCGGAGGTCCCGGCGCGAGCGGACTGGGGGATACCATGCTCGTGAGCAAGTATCAGCTCGTCACCGAAACTGCGGCAACACCCGCTGTCTCACTGAGAGGCGCCGTGAAGTTACCGACAGGAAATCAGGCCGAATTTTTCGGAAGCGGGAGTCCCGATTTTGGATTGGGTCTGCAGGTAGAGAAGCTTGTGGCGGGACGATTTGTCCTATATGCCAATCTTAATGGTGTCTTGCCCACAGGCACTATAGCGGGGTTCTCTTTGCAGCCGACCCTGTCTGCTATGGCGATCGCGGAGTATTTGTGGTCGGAGAACTTCTCGATCACCGCCCAGTTCGACTTCTATTCCACACCCTTTCACGGGACCGGCTCAGACGTGTTTGACAAGGGCGTGACGGAAACAGTCCTGGGGTTCAGCTATCGCATGGCTCCCCACTGGCTCTGGCAGGTCTATGCTGTCGAAAATGTGGATTTTATAACCGGGAGCGCTGCGGACTTTACCCTTTCGACCGTGGTCACCTATCGATTTGAATCAGACCCAGGCCGACGCTGA
- the hpnH gene encoding adenosyl-hopene transferase HpnH: protein MAVPISQMLTVSKYVLTQKLKGVKRYPLVLMLEPLFRCNLACAGCGKIQYPDHVLDKRLTPEQCWAAAEECGVPIVSIPGGEPLIHPEIAKIVEGLVDQKRYVYLCTNAILLERKLDEYKPSKYLTFSVHMDGLRDEHDLAVCRDGVYDIALKAIKAALKRGHRVTTNTTLFDDANPERVRKFFDEMMELGVEGMMISPGYSYQKAPDQQHFLKRARTRELFSRILGRPKRSWRFNQSPLFLDFLMGRREYQCTPWGNPTYNVFGWQKPCYLLQEGYTQTFRDLMELTEWDRYGTGRNEKCADCMVHCGYEASAVEDTFGSVSGFSRTVKLTLLPTSR from the coding sequence ATGGCCGTTCCGATTTCTCAGATGTTGACGGTTTCAAAGTATGTCCTCACCCAGAAGCTCAAAGGGGTGAAACGGTACCCATTGGTGCTCATGCTTGAACCGTTGTTCCGCTGCAATCTGGCCTGTGCTGGTTGTGGAAAAATTCAATATCCTGATCACGTCCTCGACAAGCGGCTGACACCGGAGCAATGCTGGGCTGCGGCGGAGGAGTGCGGGGTACCAATCGTGAGTATCCCGGGCGGCGAACCGTTGATACATCCGGAGATCGCCAAGATTGTTGAAGGGCTCGTGGATCAAAAGCGGTATGTCTATCTCTGCACGAACGCCATCCTCTTGGAGCGCAAGCTCGATGAATACAAGCCCTCGAAGTACCTCACGTTCAGCGTCCATATGGACGGGTTGCGCGACGAACACGATCTAGCAGTGTGCCGTGACGGGGTCTACGACATCGCGTTAAAGGCGATCAAGGCGGCACTCAAGCGGGGTCACCGTGTGACGACGAATACGACGTTGTTCGACGATGCCAATCCGGAGCGTGTGCGGAAATTCTTTGACGAAATGATGGAGCTCGGTGTGGAAGGCATGATGATTTCTCCGGGCTATAGCTACCAGAAGGCGCCGGACCAGCAGCATTTCTTGAAGCGCGCGAGGACGCGGGAATTATTCTCGCGGATTCTCGGCCGCCCCAAGAGAAGCTGGCGATTCAATCAGTCTCCGTTGTTTTTGGACTTCTTAATGGGCCGGCGAGAATACCAATGCACTCCCTGGGGGAATCCGACCTACAATGTATTCGGCTGGCAAAAACCCTGTTATCTGTTGCAGGAAGGATATACACAAACGTTTCGTGACCTTATGGAGCTGACCGAGTGGGATCGTTATGGTACAGGGCGGAACGAAAAATGCGCCGACTGCATGGTGCATTGCGGCTATGAAGCCTCTGCGGTGGAGGATACTTTCGGCTCCGTTTCAGGCTTCAGTCGGACCGTTAAATTGACCTTGCTCCCCACGTCCCGATAG
- a CDS encoding cytochrome c, with the protein MGNVIKKLVIGLVVGGVLFGVTKALEFPTVFQMMFFAYAILGAVVFILLDAPSLKPLSGVKALGALLVFYIVLCVAYIAGASLWPQYDPEDEKGKIEKILKPKRAATEQGKADELIARAKALDEQAKALAERIKALGGDQAPAAQGAGGAGGPTSTSGAAGGDILKLGEDQWQLQECYNCHKLRGEGGKKRGPELDNIGSYMTVEDIKQKILDPRSWMADGFEKEYEKKKMPDKYKDLMEEKDVEALASWLVTFKNTSVNTPKPIKKK; encoded by the coding sequence ATGGGTAACGTGATTAAGAAGTTGGTGATCGGGCTGGTCGTGGGAGGAGTGCTGTTCGGAGTCACGAAGGCGCTCGAGTTCCCAACGGTCTTCCAGATGATGTTCTTTGCCTATGCGATCCTCGGCGCTGTGGTCTTCATCCTGCTGGATGCGCCCTCGCTAAAGCCCCTGAGTGGTGTGAAGGCGTTGGGTGCCCTCCTGGTCTTCTATATCGTCCTCTGTGTTGCCTACATCGCCGGAGCGTCGCTCTGGCCGCAGTACGATCCGGAGGACGAGAAGGGCAAGATCGAAAAAATCCTGAAGCCCAAACGGGCCGCGACTGAACAGGGCAAGGCCGACGAGTTGATCGCTAGAGCCAAAGCACTGGACGAACAAGCAAAAGCGCTGGCCGAGCGGATCAAGGCGTTGGGAGGCGATCAGGCACCGGCTGCCCAAGGAGCCGGAGGGGCCGGAGGCCCCACGTCCACTTCGGGAGCGGCCGGAGGCGACATTCTCAAGTTGGGCGAAGATCAGTGGCAATTACAAGAATGCTACAACTGCCACAAGTTGAGAGGGGAGGGCGGAAAGAAGCGCGGCCCTGAGCTCGACAACATCGGCAGCTACATGACGGTCGAAGATATAAAGCAGAAGATCCTTGACCCTCGCAGCTGGATGGCAGATGGGTTCGAAAAGGAATACGAGAAGAAGAAGATGCCGGACAAATATAAGGACCTTATGGAGGAAAAGGACGTCGAGGCGCTCGCCTCGTGGCTGGTCACGTTCAAGAACACCTCGGTGAACACGCCGAAGCCGATCAAGAAAAAGTAG
- a CDS encoding cytochrome bc complex cytochrome b subunit, which yields MQESSSTSTQPTALEKVIAFVDERVGLKTLQAKMLNEPVPGGSRWAYIFGSILLFIFIMQAVTGIFLMFYYVPTADHAYASTQYIIHDVDYGWFLLSYHFWGSTAMVVCVFAHMSQVFLWGAYKKPRELIWLVGLALFGLVMGFGFTGYLLPWDQRAYWATTVGVEIMDKTPVVGDFMARFLKGGPTPGQMTLSRFFVIHVMILPAALMGLAGLHIFLFRKAGPAGPFRGSVEELKVKSDYFFPRQVWKDIVGMVTVFLSICAMAFWEPVVLLEEATPDPGDYHPEPEWYFLFLFQMLRLKIFAGEFGQFLGAVALPGAFMALLAALPFIDRDPERNIFKRPIALIGWIVVMATILIFTVSAIINREFLD from the coding sequence ATGCAAGAGTCTTCTTCGACCAGCACGCAGCCAACCGCGCTCGAAAAAGTCATCGCCTTCGTTGACGAGCGCGTCGGCTTGAAGACGCTTCAAGCCAAGATGCTGAACGAGCCGGTCCCTGGCGGCTCGCGATGGGCCTATATCTTCGGCTCCATCTTGCTGTTCATCTTCATCATGCAGGCCGTCACCGGTATTTTTCTGATGTTTTACTATGTGCCGACCGCCGACCATGCCTATGCGAGCACCCAATACATCATCCATGACGTCGACTATGGCTGGTTTCTGCTGAGCTATCATTTCTGGGGCTCCACCGCCATGGTCGTGTGTGTCTTCGCACATATGTCTCAAGTGTTTTTGTGGGGCGCGTATAAAAAGCCGCGCGAGTTGATCTGGCTGGTCGGCTTGGCTCTCTTCGGTCTTGTCATGGGATTCGGATTTACCGGCTACCTGCTTCCCTGGGATCAGCGGGCCTATTGGGCGACCACTGTCGGTGTCGAGATCATGGACAAGACGCCGGTCGTCGGCGATTTCATGGCGCGATTTCTCAAAGGGGGGCCGACGCCGGGTCAGATGACGCTCAGCCGGTTCTTCGTCATCCACGTGATGATTCTCCCGGCGGCTCTGATGGGACTGGCCGGGTTGCACATTTTTCTGTTCCGCAAGGCTGGGCCGGCCGGGCCTTTCCGTGGATCGGTCGAAGAACTCAAGGTCAAGAGCGATTATTTCTTTCCACGGCAGGTTTGGAAGGACATCGTCGGCATGGTGACGGTGTTCTTGTCGATCTGCGCCATGGCCTTTTGGGAGCCAGTGGTGTTGCTTGAAGAAGCCACGCCGGACCCGGGTGATTACCATCCGGAGCCGGAATGGTACTTCTTGTTCCTGTTCCAGATGCTTCGGCTCAAGATTTTCGCCGGTGAGTTCGGGCAGTTCTTAGGAGCCGTCGCGTTGCCTGGGGCGTTCATGGCGTTGCTGGCTGCCTTACCCTTCATCGATCGCGACCCGGAACGGAACATCTTTAAGCGGCCGATTGCATTGATCGGATGGATCGTCGTGATGGCCACGATCCTGATCTTTACGGTGTCGGCGATCATCAACCGCGAGTTCTTGGATTAA
- a CDS encoding c-type cytochrome — MKQMTCAQLAIVLGLGWAVVGCGEGGEGPIVPPPPAPAEYADKHMPAGWWTDAAKMEEGRKLFIGETNPDVNCASCHGKDGKPVKAGARDFRNGERMKLYSDSVWFWRISEGVPNTKMKAWKSKLSEDDRWKLMLFERNFGLAGKAWDVEKKLWADAGTIAVASAETAK; from the coding sequence ATGAAGCAGATGACGTGTGCACAGCTGGCGATAGTTCTGGGATTGGGATGGGCCGTGGTGGGCTGCGGAGAAGGTGGGGAAGGGCCGATTGTTCCTCCGCCGCCAGCTCCTGCTGAATATGCCGACAAACATATGCCGGCCGGTTGGTGGACGGATGCAGCGAAGATGGAAGAAGGGAGAAAGCTGTTCATCGGCGAAACGAATCCGGATGTGAACTGTGCCAGCTGTCACGGGAAAGACGGCAAACCGGTCAAGGCTGGCGCGCGAGACTTCCGCAACGGTGAACGCATGAAGCTCTATTCCGATTCCGTCTGGTTCTGGCGCATTTCCGAAGGCGTGCCCAACACGAAGATGAAGGCGTGGAAGAGCAAGCTCTCCGAGGATGACCGATGGAAGCTGATGCTGTTCGAGCGGAATTTCGGATTGGCCGGAAAGGCTTGGGACGTTGAAAAGAAGCTATGGGCTGACGCGGGCACTATCGCAGTGGCGTCAGCAGAGACGGCGAAGTAA
- a CDS encoding cytochrome ubiquinol oxidase subunit I: protein MKTWQRSLFALCALVALFGGAAYAQAPGAPPVEFPYTGNRTAVWIVAQLHILFAAFILGAPIFVVISEWLGYRKQDPRYDRLAKEVMKVTVILYSMTALTGGLFIFVLLATYPQFTTWLINHFFLVFAVVYPLLFIGETILLYMYFYSWDAWKGEKKARHIALGVLLNLVGTITLFVIDGPTSFMNTPVKAEGMSPAEFLATATLWDKIYNYSWMPMNLHRLVGNVTFGGFITGLVAAYMYMAAKKEEERAYYDWMGFVGNLIGVGALLFLPFMGYLLAYELCDYDASICPYMMADQLSMFFEMQGAMVGLIFLASNYYIWLSMKRIEGVERVRMTIFAPIVMVALPFVMTWAWDRFPVPDPMSLAILIPLTLLPVVLGRFIPLTVSSRTVIKVGFLMVVVGDAIWLTPHGFVPTGAKLVAELELPSDWNFLALMPAKNSAAFTLVFVTVVNYIIYNRAISQGTIVWGKIDFASQFVLVFLAFSAIWTMGLMGAVRSLLRKYFHTYNLLPDFTAESFTPTLAYSAWWITAITVAFYVVVSFAIFVTLRPSEAKGHAPEGSPAPAGAK from the coding sequence ATGAAAACATGGCAGCGTAGTCTGTTCGCTCTCTGTGCGCTCGTGGCGCTGTTCGGAGGAGCGGCATATGCCCAGGCTCCCGGGGCGCCTCCGGTGGAGTTTCCCTACACGGGTAACCGCACCGCGGTCTGGATCGTCGCCCAACTCCACATCCTGTTTGCCGCCTTCATCCTCGGTGCTCCCATCTTCGTCGTCATCTCGGAGTGGTTGGGGTACCGGAAACAGGATCCTCGCTACGATCGTCTGGCGAAGGAGGTCATGAAGGTCACGGTCATTCTCTACAGTATGACCGCCCTCACCGGCGGACTGTTTATCTTCGTCCTGTTGGCGACCTATCCGCAGTTCACCACCTGGTTGATCAATCATTTCTTTCTCGTTTTCGCAGTCGTCTATCCGCTCTTATTCATTGGAGAAACGATTCTGCTCTACATGTACTTCTATTCCTGGGATGCCTGGAAAGGGGAGAAGAAGGCCCGGCATATCGCGTTGGGTGTCCTGCTCAATCTGGTCGGAACCATTACCTTGTTTGTGATTGACGGTCCGACATCGTTCATGAACACACCGGTGAAAGCGGAAGGCATGTCCCCTGCCGAGTTTCTTGCGACGGCCACGCTGTGGGACAAGATCTATAACTACAGTTGGATGCCCATGAATCTACACCGTCTCGTCGGCAATGTGACGTTCGGTGGGTTCATCACGGGGTTGGTTGCGGCCTACATGTACATGGCGGCGAAGAAAGAGGAAGAACGGGCCTATTACGATTGGATGGGCTTTGTCGGAAATCTGATCGGTGTCGGTGCGTTGTTGTTCCTCCCCTTCATGGGCTATCTGCTGGCCTACGAATTGTGTGACTACGATGCCTCGATCTGTCCGTACATGATGGCGGACCAGCTCTCCATGTTCTTCGAGATGCAAGGGGCCATGGTGGGACTTATCTTCCTGGCCAGCAATTATTATATCTGGCTCAGCATGAAACGCATCGAGGGGGTGGAACGGGTGAGGATGACCATCTTTGCTCCGATTGTGATGGTGGCTTTGCCTTTTGTGATGACGTGGGCCTGGGATCGATTCCCTGTCCCTGATCCAATGTCGTTAGCGATCCTAATCCCGTTGACTCTCCTTCCCGTGGTGCTCGGCCGATTCATCCCTTTGACGGTGTCCTCCCGCACGGTCATCAAAGTCGGTTTCCTGATGGTCGTGGTTGGGGACGCGATCTGGTTGACTCCACACGGGTTCGTCCCGACCGGTGCCAAGTTAGTGGCCGAACTCGAGCTGCCGTCGGATTGGAATTTTCTAGCGTTGATGCCGGCCAAGAATTCCGCGGCATTTACGTTAGTCTTCGTCACGGTCGTGAACTACATCATTTATAACCGAGCCATCAGTCAAGGTACGATCGTCTGGGGCAAGATCGATTTCGCGTCGCAGTTCGTCCTGGTCTTCCTGGCCTTCAGCGCCATCTGGACGATGGGGTTGATGGGAGCGGTTCGATCGCTGCTGCGGAAATATTTTCACACCTACAATCTGCTCCCGGACTTCACGGCAGAATCATTTACGCCGACCTTGGCCTATTCTGCCTGGTGGATTACCGCGATCACCGTTGCTTTCTATGTGGTCGTCAGTTTCGCTATCTTCGTCACGCTCAGGCCTTCTGAAGCGAAAGGACATGCGCCGGAGGGGAGTCCGGCCCCTGCCGGGGCCAAGTGA
- the dxs gene encoding 1-deoxy-D-xylulose-5-phosphate synthase has product MSILKSISSPADLKRLSPVQFPTLCQEIREQIISVVSNVGGHLASNLGVVELTVALHYLLNTPKDKIVWDTSNQAYAHKLLTGRRERFHTLRQYGGLSGFCKREESEFDTFNAGHAGTGVSAAFGMVEAREQLGQKHKVVCVVGDGAMTAGMTLEGLHHAGGLGKDFLVILNDNQMSISKNVGAISSYLNRTFTGEFYTKMREETGQLLRKIPRIGLDMKKLARRAEELAKGAILPGLLFEELGFQYAGPIDGHNFDHLLPTLDNVLKMKGPVLLHVITKKGLGYEPAVKNPVWFHACPSFVRETGALAMKAARPSYTQIAIESLVKLAREDKRVVAITAAMCEGTGLNIFEKEFPERLYDVGIAEQHAVTFAAGLATQGLRPVVAMYATFLQRAYDQVVHDVATQNLPVTLCIDRGGLVAEDGTTHHGAFDYAYLRHVPNMVVMAPKDENELQHMLKTALRYDGPASVRYPRGVSLGVEMDSRMDMLPIGKGEVLREGTDVAIIAIGVPVWQAVKAAERLSQDGVSTAVVNARFVKPLDRELIVDVAKRVRYVVTVEEGCKMGGFGSAVLETLSEAGVTDVATKVIGLPDWYIEQGPQDLLRERYGLTAEGIYQSVKELIGKTPAARDRFTGAALTDHLPHGDEQGS; this is encoded by the coding sequence ATGTCGATCTTGAAGAGCATTTCCAGCCCAGCCGACCTGAAGCGGCTATCGCCTGTGCAATTTCCCACACTTTGCCAGGAGATCAGGGAGCAAATCATCAGTGTGGTCTCCAACGTGGGAGGCCACCTCGCGTCAAACTTGGGGGTCGTTGAACTCACCGTCGCCTTGCATTACCTCCTAAACACCCCGAAGGACAAGATCGTCTGGGATACCAGCAATCAGGCCTATGCCCATAAACTGCTCACAGGCCGGCGCGAACGCTTCCATACCCTTCGGCAATACGGCGGGTTGAGCGGATTCTGCAAGCGGGAAGAAAGTGAATTTGATACGTTCAACGCCGGCCATGCCGGTACCGGCGTCTCGGCGGCCTTCGGGATGGTTGAAGCCCGTGAACAGTTGGGACAGAAGCACAAAGTCGTCTGCGTCGTCGGCGATGGAGCAATGACGGCGGGAATGACACTGGAAGGTTTACATCATGCCGGCGGGTTGGGAAAAGATTTTCTGGTGATCTTGAACGACAATCAAATGTCTATCTCGAAGAACGTCGGGGCGATTTCCTCCTACCTCAATCGCACCTTCACCGGGGAGTTTTACACGAAGATGCGAGAGGAGACAGGACAATTATTAAGGAAGATTCCTCGCATCGGCCTTGACATGAAGAAGCTCGCTCGGCGGGCCGAGGAGTTGGCCAAGGGAGCGATCCTTCCCGGTCTCTTGTTCGAAGAGCTCGGGTTTCAGTATGCCGGACCCATCGACGGCCACAATTTTGACCACCTGCTTCCCACCTTGGACAATGTATTGAAGATGAAGGGCCCCGTCTTGCTGCACGTCATTACCAAAAAAGGGTTGGGTTATGAGCCGGCGGTGAAGAACCCTGTCTGGTTTCATGCCTGTCCGTCCTTCGTGCGCGAAACCGGTGCACTGGCCATGAAGGCGGCGCGGCCGTCCTATACGCAGATTGCCATCGAGTCATTGGTCAAGTTGGCCCGCGAAGACAAACGAGTCGTGGCGATCACGGCAGCGATGTGCGAAGGAACCGGCCTCAACATCTTTGAGAAGGAATTTCCGGAGCGATTGTATGACGTCGGGATTGCCGAACAGCACGCGGTCACGTTTGCCGCAGGCCTTGCGACTCAAGGGTTACGGCCGGTGGTTGCGATGTATGCGACGTTCTTGCAACGGGCGTACGATCAGGTGGTGCATGATGTCGCTACCCAGAATCTGCCGGTCACGTTGTGCATCGATCGCGGAGGGTTGGTCGCGGAGGACGGGACGACGCACCACGGCGCCTTCGACTACGCCTATCTTCGACACGTGCCGAACATGGTGGTCATGGCGCCGAAAGACGAGAACGAATTACAACACATGCTCAAGACCGCTCTCCGGTATGATGGGCCTGCTTCGGTCCGATATCCGCGCGGAGTCAGCCTCGGTGTCGAGATGGATTCGCGGATGGATATGCTTCCGATCGGAAAAGGCGAGGTGCTGCGGGAGGGAACCGATGTCGCGATCATCGCGATCGGTGTGCCGGTCTGGCAAGCGGTGAAAGCCGCCGAACGGTTGAGCCAGGACGGCGTGTCGACAGCGGTCGTTAATGCACGTTTCGTGAAACCGCTGGATCGTGAGTTGATCGTGGACGTGGCCAAGCGTGTCCGCTATGTTGTGACCGTCGAGGAGGGATGCAAGATGGGCGGGTTCGGCTCAGCCGTGCTCGAGACCCTCTCGGAGGCCGGTGTTACGGATGTGGCGACGAAAGTCATCGGATTGCCTGATTGGTATATCGAACAGGGGCCTCAAGATCTTCTGCGCGAGCGGTACGGTTTGACGGCAGAGGGAATCTACCAGAGCGTGAAGGAACTCATCGGCAAAACGCCGGCAGCCAGAGACCGATTCACTGGTGCGGCATTGACAGACCATCTCCCGCACGGAGACGAGCAAGGCAGCTAG
- the ispG gene encoding flavodoxin-dependent (E)-4-hydroxy-3-methylbut-2-enyl-diphosphate synthase, translating to MHITRRKTRQIKVGPVKIGGDAPVSVQSMCSTDTRDVAATIEQIRQLEAAGCEVIRVAVPDVEAANVLSKIKAAMTVPLIADIHFDHRLALKAAEIVDCVRINPGNIGAWWKVEEVIKAVNDVGIPIRVGVNGGSLERPLLDKYGWPSPEALAESALNAVHALEDVGFTNMKVSLKASDVHHAIDAYWLFAHQSDYPLHIGITEAGTAMTGAVKSAMGLGYLLSQGIGDTLRVSLAADPVEEVKVGFEILKSLELRHRGINVIACPTCGRVEIDVVRMANELEKKLGHIKAPLNVSVLGCVVNGIGEGKEADIGIAGGEGKGILFKKGKLVRKVPMDELMDTLIREVEILAKEKEAEGNGEAVSATQPHSEWEPVVPHSDQPSTLGKEIPVLSNKR from the coding sequence ATGCACATCACCAGACGGAAAACACGGCAGATCAAAGTCGGTCCAGTGAAAATCGGAGGGGATGCTCCGGTATCCGTCCAGTCGATGTGTTCGACGGACACGCGGGATGTCGCGGCGACGATCGAGCAAATTCGCCAGCTCGAAGCGGCCGGATGCGAAGTGATTCGCGTCGCTGTGCCGGACGTCGAAGCGGCAAATGTCCTGAGCAAGATCAAAGCCGCCATGACCGTACCGTTGATTGCGGACATTCATTTCGATCACCGGCTGGCTCTGAAGGCGGCTGAAATCGTCGACTGTGTCCGGATCAATCCCGGTAATATTGGCGCCTGGTGGAAAGTCGAGGAAGTGATCAAAGCGGTCAACGATGTCGGGATTCCGATTCGGGTAGGAGTCAATGGCGGCTCGCTCGAGCGACCCCTGTTGGATAAATACGGATGGCCCTCGCCCGAGGCATTGGCTGAATCGGCCCTCAACGCCGTTCACGCACTCGAAGACGTCGGCTTTACCAACATGAAGGTGTCGCTCAAGGCGTCTGACGTTCATCACGCGATCGACGCCTATTGGCTCTTTGCTCATCAATCCGATTATCCGTTGCACATCGGCATTACCGAGGCTGGGACGGCCATGACCGGAGCCGTCAAGTCGGCGATGGGGCTGGGCTATTTGCTCTCGCAGGGGATTGGAGACACATTGCGGGTGTCATTGGCGGCCGATCCAGTCGAGGAAGTGAAAGTGGGATTTGAAATTCTGAAGTCGCTGGAACTCAGGCATCGAGGGATCAACGTCATCGCCTGTCCGACTTGTGGGCGGGTCGAGATCGACGTCGTTCGAATGGCCAACGAATTGGAGAAGAAGCTCGGACATATCAAGGCACCGCTCAACGTGTCGGTTCTGGGTTGCGTCGTCAACGGGATCGGTGAAGGGAAAGAAGCTGACATCGGCATTGCCGGCGGAGAAGGAAAGGGAATTCTCTTCAAGAAGGGCAAGCTGGTTCGCAAGGTGCCGATGGACGAATTAATGGATACCCTGATTCGGGAAGTTGAAATTCTCGCAAAAGAAAAAGAAGCCGAAGGAAACGGCGAGGCGGTATCAGCCACTCAGCCCCATTCCGAGTGGGAGCCGGTTGTTCCTCACTCCGATCAGCCGTCGACGCTCGGGAAAGAAATTCCCGTCCTTTCAAATAAGCGGTAG
- a CDS encoding ubiquinol-cytochrome c reductase iron-sulfur subunit, which yields MQPKLKSKVRAADREIGEVTRVIMDPLSREVSHIVVSMNGSGERQVAMAHVQSVSDHLVELRSAASEILALPAFKREDFVTTHEVEIAHLEENIHVTPGEVLVPFPELEKSVKRRTFFMNFTHAIGFLIGLPIAYPVLRYLMKPMYQPFDNSWLKIGNVGKIKQEDIGVQFKYKKKVKEAYMPEAEIEKNVWILKATPAVLEKVYQGKDMEFRDATGMSVWVNKKEVPYIAFSGKCPHLGCGYKWRQHKLLGQVFLCPCHLSIYDAAGKVLDGPAPRPLDALPIKVSASGDVQIVDMEFKAGTKAQIRIV from the coding sequence ATGCAACCCAAGCTCAAGTCCAAAGTTCGTGCAGCGGATCGCGAGATCGGAGAAGTCACGCGGGTCATCATGGACCCGTTGTCCCGCGAAGTGAGCCACATCGTCGTGTCCATGAACGGAAGCGGCGAGCGGCAAGTCGCGATGGCACACGTGCAGTCCGTCTCGGATCATCTCGTGGAGCTTCGGTCTGCTGCGTCGGAGATTCTGGCCCTCCCCGCGTTCAAGCGCGAGGACTTTGTCACGACGCACGAAGTGGAAATCGCGCATCTTGAAGAGAATATTCATGTGACGCCGGGCGAAGTCTTAGTGCCATTCCCCGAACTGGAGAAAAGCGTCAAGCGGCGCACGTTCTTCATGAACTTCACACACGCGATCGGATTCTTGATCGGGTTGCCGATCGCCTATCCCGTCCTCCGGTATCTGATGAAGCCGATGTATCAGCCGTTTGACAATTCCTGGCTGAAGATCGGCAACGTTGGGAAGATCAAGCAGGAAGACATCGGAGTCCAATTTAAGTACAAGAAAAAGGTCAAGGAAGCCTACATGCCCGAGGCCGAAATCGAAAAGAACGTCTGGATCCTAAAGGCGACGCCGGCGGTGCTGGAGAAGGTCTATCAGGGCAAGGATATGGAATTCCGCGATGCAACCGGCATGAGCGTGTGGGTCAACAAAAAAGAGGTGCCCTACATCGCATTCTCGGGCAAATGCCCGCATCTCGGTTGCGGCTATAAGTGGCGGCAACACAAACTTCTCGGGCAGGTCTTCCTTTGCCCGTGCCACTTGAGCATCTACGATGCGGCTGGCAAAGTTCTCGACGGACCGGCTCCGCGTCCGCTCGATGCGTTGCCGATCAAGGTGTCGGCCAGCGGCGACGTCCAGATCGTCGACATGGAATTCAAGGCCGGGACTAAAGCGCAAATTCGGATCGTCTAG